A stretch of the uncultured Desulfobacter sp. genome encodes the following:
- a CDS encoding TonB-dependent receptor, producing MYRKKVVLLVYYMCFDLFLALSPLWAGDTENKVVTQSIIVTANKVEEDVQKVPQSITVMNELLLEEKGITDVPDVIKEIPNMTVTQSGSGNAVSFRGLNTSMFTNNNPVVIYIDGVPIISRYGFDASLANVERVEVLRGPQGALYGKDAIGGVINIVTKMPENKWQGMIGAEYGSYNYMQGIFNMNGSLIADTLFMGINGKYEQDDGWIENTNAQSSTDGNAFDKQQFSGYLLYTPTDRLSARLTLAMDNQSISWIDGYALPAGTDISKFNRDDAEEVNFDMPTVNDIDCFSQSLYLSYAFDAVTLTSTTTHKKREIEGDYDADYLAGNYYDGLIMYDYSETESYTQELRISSNNESGTRWVAGLYLDSENHKQGPYGMQYPYYDDSGTFYGNFDFNAESDTDSTTYAVFGQAMIPLGKQFELTLGGRYQHIDKEIDLDMYYLPVGTTGAPYFSFSGDKTWDVFLPKAALSYRLSDNWQTYVSYSQGYMPGGFNYFASSGTTEDNSFDSQKSANYELGIKGSVNRFRLAATLFYMDIEDVHVYKSDGVNFYTDNADSGHSQGLELELVYKLTDTIELTGSLGLIEAEYDTYDAGNGISFDGQDIENTPSYTATAGVSYRHPNGFYGRVDMRAVGETAFYADSEKDFVKEDAYITFNAKIGYRTGDWDFYVYGKNLTDEEYIVSYNSNSSKSRAEFGDPLTAGLGIRYHF from the coding sequence ATGTACCGAAAAAAAGTTGTGCTGTTGGTCTACTACATGTGTTTCGATTTGTTTTTAGCGCTTTCGCCATTATGGGCCGGGGATACGGAAAATAAGGTGGTAACGCAAAGTATTATAGTTACTGCCAATAAAGTAGAGGAGGATGTTCAAAAAGTTCCCCAGAGTATCACCGTTATGAATGAGCTCCTTTTAGAGGAAAAGGGCATCACCGATGTTCCTGACGTTATCAAGGAAATCCCCAACATGACCGTAACGCAAAGCGGCAGTGGAAACGCGGTAAGTTTCCGCGGGCTGAATACCTCTATGTTCACCAATAATAATCCCGTGGTCATTTATATTGACGGGGTACCAATCATAAGCCGGTATGGATTTGACGCATCCCTGGCCAATGTGGAGCGGGTCGAGGTGCTGCGCGGCCCCCAGGGAGCGCTGTATGGAAAGGATGCCATTGGCGGGGTTATTAACATCGTCACCAAAATGCCGGAAAATAAATGGCAGGGCATGATTGGTGCCGAATACGGCAGTTACAACTATATGCAGGGCATATTCAATATGAATGGTTCGCTCATTGCAGATACCCTTTTCATGGGCATCAACGGTAAATACGAGCAGGATGACGGGTGGATCGAAAACACCAATGCCCAATCAAGTACGGATGGGAATGCGTTTGATAAGCAGCAATTCAGTGGCTACCTTTTATACACACCAACCGACAGGCTTTCGGCAAGGCTGACGCTTGCCATGGACAACCAAAGTATATCATGGATAGATGGTTATGCATTGCCTGCCGGAACGGATATCAGTAAATTTAACAGGGATGATGCTGAAGAAGTCAACTTTGATATGCCCACCGTAAATGACATTGATTGTTTTTCACAAAGCCTGTATTTGAGCTATGCATTTGACGCAGTCACCCTTACGTCTACCACAACACACAAAAAACGGGAGATCGAAGGCGATTACGATGCGGATTACCTGGCCGGCAACTATTATGACGGGCTGATCATGTATGACTATAGTGAAACCGAAAGCTACACCCAGGAGCTGCGCATTTCAAGCAACAATGAGAGCGGTACCCGCTGGGTAGCCGGTCTTTACCTGGATTCGGAAAATCATAAACAGGGCCCTTATGGTATGCAATATCCCTATTATGACGATTCAGGAACGTTTTATGGAAATTTTGATTTTAATGCCGAGTCGGATACCGACAGCACCACCTATGCGGTATTTGGCCAGGCAATGATACCTCTGGGAAAGCAATTTGAGCTGACCCTGGGCGGCCGGTATCAACATATTGATAAAGAGATTGATCTGGATATGTATTATCTGCCGGTGGGAACCACCGGGGCACCCTATTTTTCCTTCTCCGGAGACAAAACGTGGGATGTCTTTTTACCCAAGGCGGCGCTTTCTTATCGCCTAAGCGATAACTGGCAGACTTATGTCTCATATTCCCAGGGGTACATGCCGGGCGGGTTTAACTATTTTGCCTCTTCCGGCACAACCGAGGACAACTCCTTTGATTCCCAAAAATCAGCAAATTACGAATTGGGGATCAAAGGGAGTGTGAATCGGTTTAGGTTGGCAGCAACCTTGTTTTATATGGATATTGAGGATGTCCATGTCTATAAATCAGATGGGGTAAATTTTTATACGGATAATGCTGACAGCGGCCATTCCCAGGGTCTTGAACTGGAACTTGTTTACAAACTCACCGATACCATTGAGCTGACCGGTTCATTGGGGCTTATAGAGGCGGAATATGATACATATGATGCCGGAAACGGGATATCCTTTGATGGGCAGGATATCGAGAACACCCCTTCCTACACGGCGACGGCCGGCGTTTCCTATAGACATCCCAATGGATTCTACGGACGTGTTGATATGAGGGCGGTTGGTGAAACCGCTTTTTATGCTGACTCTGAAAAAGATTTTGTCAAAGAAGACGCCTATATCACGTTTAATGCAAAAATCGGATATAGAACAGGTGACTGGGATTTTTATGTATATGGGAAAAATTTAACTGATGAGGAATATATCGTCAGTTACAATTCAAATTCTTCAAAGTCAAGGGCCGAGTTCGGCGATCCATTAACCGCCGGTCTCGGCATCCGCTATCATTTTTAG
- a CDS encoding TonB-dependent receptor, whose product MKNPTLYKKLCSHTGLIVCLANIMIITILIPVLPSWAKEDKTDVQIGDIVVTATKMSTEVDKIPTNITVITHEEIEKYPGHYNALTVLQEANIPGLYFPANGSGGGNAEVGISTRGNEISPWGTKVMINGVEFNRGNGYVRAGRLAIHDIERIEVTKTPSAEYGDNALGGVINIITRKAKDPVEAKAGLAFTSLGGGNGYSVLNGTRGNWDYYLDASMVREDSYQDDGYYDGNNVYGKVGYALNDDAQLTFHGSYKDSKGIYTTGLTREQFDQDPSRNPNSGPDKYYETEESLGALVYRQQRGPHELMGKMELQTSNYQMYWSGYNDVEAWQAHPEVNMTFNHDIGDMANKLVVGTEYRYHDIDVKRYTATSFSDVGALNKSFSRKDISYAGYLQDELRITDALTVTAGIRYDYFDLEQTANTANSTAWAQKKGDFSPKFGFTYQLCDQANLFAGFNSGIKSPVRLAQWYTNGDLDPERLRSYEVGLRGNISNGIDYNLALFWQEVTDKFVRQSADPDAQYENAGQTSSKGVELGVNAKFRNGLYASTSFTYQESKFDEFISQGVDYSGKKMVGVPDIMFSFKLGYTQKMLGDISISPVYTGKRYFNYANTNEDDAFWVLNARYAKTIGRVELYVAANNLFDESAVGSGSGNPGNETLYPITGFSTIAGVNVTF is encoded by the coding sequence ATGAAGAACCCTACCCTATATAAAAAATTGTGCAGCCATACCGGTTTAATAGTTTGCCTTGCCAATATTATGATCATAACAATCCTAATTCCCGTGCTGCCGTCATGGGCAAAAGAAGACAAAACGGATGTACAGATTGGTGACATCGTCGTTACAGCCACCAAGATGTCCACAGAAGTGGATAAAATCCCCACCAATATCACCGTCATAACCCATGAAGAGATTGAAAAGTATCCGGGCCATTACAATGCATTGACCGTGCTGCAAGAGGCCAACATACCAGGGCTCTATTTCCCCGCAAACGGCAGTGGCGGGGGAAATGCCGAAGTCGGCATCAGCACCCGGGGCAATGAAATTTCGCCGTGGGGGACAAAGGTGATGATTAACGGCGTGGAGTTTAACAGAGGGAACGGATATGTAAGGGCCGGTAGACTGGCGATACATGATATCGAGCGCATTGAAGTAACTAAAACCCCGTCAGCCGAGTACGGGGACAATGCCCTTGGCGGAGTTATCAATATCATCACGCGTAAGGCAAAAGATCCCGTGGAAGCCAAAGCCGGTCTGGCGTTCACCAGTTTGGGCGGCGGCAATGGGTATAGTGTGCTCAATGGGACCCGGGGAAATTGGGATTATTACCTGGATGCCTCCATGGTACGCGAAGATTCCTATCAGGATGACGGATATTATGATGGGAACAATGTATACGGCAAAGTGGGCTATGCATTGAATGACGATGCACAATTAACCTTCCATGGGTCCTACAAAGACTCAAAGGGAATTTACACCACAGGACTGACCCGGGAGCAGTTCGACCAGGATCCGTCCCGGAATCCGAACAGCGGGCCTGACAAATACTATGAAACCGAAGAATCACTGGGGGCACTTGTGTATAGGCAACAACGGGGGCCCCATGAATTGATGGGCAAAATGGAGTTGCAGACGTCAAATTACCAGATGTACTGGAGTGGTTATAATGACGTAGAAGCGTGGCAGGCCCATCCGGAAGTGAACATGACCTTCAATCATGACATTGGGGACATGGCCAACAAACTTGTTGTCGGCACAGAGTATCGTTACCATGACATTGATGTAAAAAGATATACGGCAACCAGCTTTTCCGATGTGGGCGCACTTAATAAGTCTTTTTCACGCAAAGACATCAGTTATGCAGGATATCTGCAGGATGAGCTGCGCATCACCGACGCACTAACGGTGACTGCGGGGATTCGTTACGATTATTTTGACCTGGAGCAAACCGCGAATACTGCCAACAGCACCGCCTGGGCACAAAAAAAAGGCGATTTCAGCCCCAAATTCGGCTTTACCTATCAACTGTGTGACCAGGCCAACCTGTTTGCCGGGTTCAACAGCGGCATTAAAAGCCCGGTTCGCCTTGCGCAATGGTATACCAATGGAGACCTGGATCCAGAAAGGCTGCGCTCCTATGAAGTGGGCCTGCGCGGCAATATTTCAAATGGGATAGATTATAACCTGGCCCTTTTCTGGCAAGAGGTAACCGATAAGTTCGTCAGGCAAAGCGCTGATCCGGATGCACAATATGAAAATGCCGGGCAGACCAGCTCAAAGGGGGTGGAACTGGGCGTTAATGCAAAATTCCGCAATGGGTTATACGCCTCAACCAGTTTCACCTATCAAGAATCCAAATTCGATGAATTTATCAGTCAGGGCGTTGATTATTCAGGCAAAAAAATGGTTGGCGTACCGGATATTATGTTTTCCTTCAAACTGGGATATACACAAAAAATGTTAGGGGATATTTCAATAAGCCCCGTATACACGGGCAAACGCTATTTTAACTATGCCAACACCAATGAGGATGATGCCTTTTGGGTGCTGAATGCCAGGTATGCCAAAACCATTGGCCGGGTTGAACTGTATGTTGCGGCCAATAACCTGTTTGATGAAAGTGCCGTC
- a CDS encoding HD domain-containing protein, giving the protein MSVNVEQKMLEITEAKKIFLEKYQQAQQLFSELVKSQKRLFNRDTQKKKEEEQETSDRIDFRKSVSAIEKIMTMLSETDRLILNSTKDYFSTDDYLFQHSLGVCYIGTSVLKRFNTLFSRYIKNMLTAKFKENLKHAKQEEMAPFFYYPPESVRTISMGYLIHDMGKIMIPDSLLNKKSELNRNELREIQKHAGVYGTLFLKMNEMYDVYLENIIKYHHAEIYPNEKNAYPVYQSTSDLPPYVKICKLADIYSAMTLKRSYGEAMNPTKVVNTIFRNYSGRDPILQLILYAFVKELGTCPEGSILTLQNGQSVYVINSQGPEVIIFTDEAGHTIEKPGEVIDLSSPDSKSQNLFIDNQHLPKTPVEMFNRLPGYLRKFHSE; this is encoded by the coding sequence ATGTCCGTTAACGTTGAACAGAAAATGCTTGAGATAACGGAAGCGAAAAAAATTTTCCTGGAAAAATACCAACAAGCCCAACAACTGTTCAGCGAACTGGTTAAAAGTCAAAAACGACTATTTAACAGAGACACCCAGAAAAAAAAAGAAGAAGAACAAGAGACATCGGACAGAATAGACTTTAGAAAAAGCGTTAGTGCTATAGAAAAGATCATGACAATGCTCTCTGAGACGGATCGGTTGATTCTTAACAGCACAAAAGACTATTTCTCCACAGATGATTATCTCTTTCAACATTCATTGGGCGTCTGCTATATCGGAACCAGTGTATTGAAACGCTTCAACACACTTTTTTCCCGGTATATCAAAAATATGCTCACAGCCAAATTTAAAGAAAATCTGAAACATGCCAAACAGGAAGAGATGGCACCGTTTTTTTACTATCCCCCGGAATCTGTGCGTACCATCTCCATGGGCTATCTCATCCACGATATGGGCAAAATAATGATACCGGATTCCCTGCTGAATAAAAAAAGTGAATTAAACCGTAATGAACTCAGAGAAATACAAAAACATGCCGGGGTATACGGAACACTTTTCTTAAAAATGAACGAGATGTACGATGTCTATTTAGAAAATATTATTAAATACCACCACGCAGAAATCTATCCTAACGAAAAAAATGCTTATCCTGTTTATCAATCCACTTCAGACCTGCCGCCCTATGTTAAAATCTGTAAATTAGCGGATATATACAGTGCCATGACCTTGAAACGAAGCTACGGCGAAGCGATGAATCCAACCAAGGTGGTCAATACGATTTTCCGGAACTATTCAGGACGAGATCCGATATTGCAGTTGATTCTCTATGCTTTCGTCAAAGAGCTCGGAACCTGTCCCGAGGGAAGCATTCTGACGTTGCAAAACGGGCAGTCGGTCTACGTGATAAACAGCCAAGGGCCCGAGGTTATCATATTCACCGATGAGGCCGGCCATACGATTGAAAAACCGGGGGAGGTTATTGATCTTTCCAGCCCCGACAGCAAAAGCCAAAATCTATTTATTGACAATCAGCATCTTCCCAAGACCCCTGTAGAGATGTTTAACCGGCTTCCCGGATATCTTAGAAAATTTCATTCCGAATAG